A section of the Triticum dicoccoides isolate Atlit2015 ecotype Zavitan chromosome 7A, WEW_v2.0, whole genome shotgun sequence genome encodes:
- the LOC119331567 gene encoding uncharacterized protein LOC119331567 yields the protein MQKEIKLLPGKCAEIVVEKLEKKGLVFKPNKGSDDDIEFVEHSEDWVGKYGPSKYWPDVESIPGKEDMNNRVDASFTTRNGNKLAREKGVHHNTPGTRDEGDPFVIEDNGNSLNPSLATIDTKDFPTINSTPKNINEVSDGPSTDKSEEIIMDSLNTRIKNAKENGTQENDGKENDGKENDGKENDGKENDGKRKRKQSKYYLSPYQQNGGRKRAKKSLFGIRAAMISTDYINEDHIEAAKVYIRTLAESEKLCRKTVVHMTGIGGETCTPDMLQAIISKKWLHGGVINSYCNHMQTHNPRADCHILSSWVSHWLILRADGKVNNSKRHFMDHFTNQTKKWCLELLKSISSKIRHTFRFMWKKIIG from the exons ATGCAAAAGGAAATTAAACTTCTCCCTGGAAAATGTGCTGAG ATAGTAGTGGAGAAGCTGGAGAAGAAAGGTCTTGTCTTCAAGCCAAACAAAGGGTCTGATGATGACATTGAGTTTGTGGAGCATAGTGAAGACTGGGTAGGGAAGTATGGTCCATCAAAATATTGGCCAGATGTAGAATCAATTCCTGGAAAAGAAGATATGAACAACAGGGTGGACGCATCCTTCACCACTAGGAACGGGAACAAATTGGCGCGTGAgaaaggtgtgcatcacaacacaCCTGGTACAAGAGATGAAGGCGACCCCTTCGTTATTGAGGACAATGGTAATTCACTCAACCCATCTCTTGCGACGATAGACACGAAGGACTTTCCAACTATTAATTCAACCCCCAAGAATATTAATGAAGTGTCAGACGGGCCTAGCACCGATAAATCTGAGGAGATTATTATGGATAGTTTGAACACCCGTATTAAAAATGCGAAAGAAAATGGCACTCaggagaatgatgggaaggaaaatgatgggaaggagaatgatgggaaggaaaatgatgggaaggagaaTGATGGGAAACGCAAAAGGAAACAGTCAAAATACTATCTTTCACCTTACCAGCAGAACGGTGGACGTAAACGTGCAAAGAAAA GTCTATTTGGTATAAGAGCTGCTATGATTAGTACTGATTACATTAATGAGGATCACATAGAGGCCGCGAAGGTTTATATCCGGACACTGGCAGAGTCGGAGAAGCTTTGCAGAAAAACTGTTGTGCACATGACGGGAATTGGTGGGGAAACATGTACACCTGATATGCTTCAAGCCATCATTTCAAAAAAGTGGTTGCATGGCGGT GTCATCAATAGTTATTGCAACCATATGCAGACCCATAATCCTCGTGCTGACTGTCACATATTATCATCTTGGGTGTCCCACTGGCTTATTCTTCGTGCTGATGGAAAGGTTAACAACTCTAAGAGGCATTTTATGGATCATTTCACAAACCAAACTAAAAAATGGTGTCTAGAGTTACTGAAGAGTATTTCATCAAAGATAAG GCATACTTTCCGTTTCATGTGGAAGAAAATCATTGGATAA